A part of Nyctibius grandis isolate bNycGra1 unplaced genomic scaffold, bNycGra1.pri scaffold_77_arrow_ctg1, whole genome shotgun sequence genomic DNA contains:
- the CHD8 gene encoding chromodomain-helicase-DNA-binding protein 8, with translation MADPIMDLFDDPTLFTLDPLTHDPPQDPLEEALTLSGALDPPPQPPPTDPQRPLQDQELLNQGNPFMGVATTVSPPPPTTSSPTPKILILKAPPGGVTPPAPTPPPPNGGKLTYTKVVAPQLRPGVSIVTGNAAAVLTGKAAPSGVGGASGAATPTPAVHRLVQPGRPVKQLVLQPVKAGGGGGGGGGTPLKPAVTLTPTQGESKRITLVLQQPPGGTTTTGQRHVVLGSLPGKIVLQGNQLAALGQAKGTPGQPAKVVTIQLQVQQPPAGQSGPPQKIQLLQQAGGGQGAPVAVSSVPQVVGGPGQRLTVPLKVVLQPQAGSSQGGSPGLSVVKVLSSSEVAALATPGSRGASEESRKLEHQKKQEKANRIVAEAIARARARGEQNIPRVLNEDELPSVRPEEEGERKRRRKGDRGGPKEERPRKGKGQGGSSKSKGRSKPSTITPVVGKKRKRNASSDNSDAEVMPAPSPREEEETSVQKRRSNRQVKRKKYTEDLDIKITDDEEDEELDVTGPIRPEQPPVPQPPILEPEPEGETLPSMQFFVENPSEEDAAIVDKVLSMRVVKKELPSGQLTESEEFFVKYKNYSYLHCEWATIAQLEKDKRIHQKLKRFKTKMTQMRHFFHEDEEPFNPDYVEVDRILDESHSVDKDNGEPVVYYLVKWCSLPYEDSTWELKEDVDEGKIKEFKRIQGRHPDLKRLPRPQAGSWKKLELSHEYKNHNQLREYQLEGVNWLLFNWYNRQNCILADEMGLGKTIQSIAFLQEVYNVGIRGPFLVIAPLSTITNWEREFNTWTEMNTIVYHGSLASRQMIQQYEMYCKDSRGRLIPGAYKFDALITTFEMILSDCPELREIEWRCVIIDEAHRLKNRNCKLLDSLKHMDLEHKVLLTGTPLQNTVEELFSLLHFLEPSQFPSEAEFLKDFGDLKTEEQVQKLQAILKPMMLRRLKEDVEKNLAPKQETIIEVELTNIQKKYYRAILEKNFSFLSKGAGHTNMPNLLNTMMELRKCCNHPYLINGAEEKILAEFRDSCHHHVPHDFHLQAMVRSAGKLVLIDKLLPKLKAGGHKVLIFSQMVRCLDILEDYLIQKRYLYERIDGRVRGNLRQAAIDRFSRPDSDRFVFLLCTRAGGLGINLTAADTCIIFDSDWNPQNDLQAQARCHRIGQSKAVKVYRLITRNSYEREMFDKASLKLGLDKAVLQSMSGREGNIAGIQQFSKKEIEDLLRKGAYAAIMEEDDEGSKFCEEDIDQILLRRTTTITIESEGKGSTFAKASFVASENRTDIALDDPNFWQKWAKKADLDLDLLNSKNNLVIDTPRVRKQTRHFSTLRDDDLVEFSDLESEDEEKPRSRRHDRHHHHVLHHAYGRTDCFRVEKHLLVYGWGRWREILSHGRFKRRLSERDVETICRAILVYCLLHYRGDENIKSFIWDLISPTENGKAKELQNHSGLSIPVPRGRKGKKIKSQSSFDVHKAEWTRRYNPDTLFQDESYKKHLKHQCNKVLLRVRMLYYLRQEVIGDQAEKVLAGAVAGDIDIWFPLVEQLEVPTSWWDAEADKSLLIGVFKHGYEKYNTMRADPALCFLEKAGGPDEKAIAAEQRLDVGEGVDFEKDCEDPEYKPLAGTTKEVDDETDPLMLLDEEISVVDGDEGPPPEPGQPWWPPASVLTARLRRLVAACQRSYRREQLRGGTTTGGDNRRRRRCEATCKLKEMARREKQQRWTRREQADFYRVASSFGVEFDPEIGRFRWGRFRALARLEKKTDENLTKFFHGFVAMCRQVCRLPPAPGDEPPDPTIPVSPISAVRASRGLRRLSLLRLLREQVLRHPLLPARLALCPPPGPDLPPWWQRGHHDGELLRGAARHGLGHPEAAILGDPDFSFAAARWRYLRDAGGTSSPGPPQNVLGPPPVVATEDEDSELEKMSASVSESSSCEEDSDEERGAEPSCGAEEEEEEEEEDEEEEEEEEEEEAASPPPPKAGGAPPAPPPPPPTAPPRPPPPHLHEWPKDRALIRRLDLICRAVLSGVWPSEEFGGGGGGVPQNLPPPTPTPPPTPHTPPNPPTPPPPPTPPPPPPPRQGVHCPDQGRGGVEIDLPEASTGPQRGDSGPPPEENQ, from the exons ATGGCCGACCCCATCATGGACCTCTTCGACGACCCCACCCTCTTCACCCTTGACCCCTTGACCCACgaccccccccaggaccccctcGAGGAGGCCTTGACCTTATCGGGTGCCCTcgaccccccaccccaacccccACCCACCGACCCCCAACGTCCTCTCCAGGACCAAGAGCTCCTCAACCAAGGCAACCCCTTCATGGGCGTGGCCACCACCGTGTCCCCACCCCcacccaccacctcctcccccacccctAAAATCCTCATCCTCAAAGCGCCCCCTGGTGGGGtcaccccaccagcacccaccccacccccacCCAACGGGGGCAAGTTGACCTACACCAAGGTGGTGGCCCCTCAACTCCGCCCCGGCGTCTCCATCGTCACCGGTAACGCCGCCGCGGTCTTAACTGGGAAGGCGGCCCCCAGCGGTGTGGGCGGGGCTAGCGGCGcggccacgcccactcccgCCGTGCACCGATTGGTTCAACCCGGAAGACCGGTCAAGCAACTGGTGTTGCAACCGGTCAAGGccggtggaggaggaggaggtggtggtgggacGCCGTTGAAACCGGCCGTGACGTTGACGCCAACGCAG GGCGAATCCAAACGCATCACGTTGGTCCTTCAACAGCCACCTGGTGGGACCACCACCACCGGCCAACGTCACGTGGTCCTGGGCAGTCTACCGGGCAAGATTGTCCTCCAGGGCAACCAACTGGCCGCTCTTGGCCAAGCCAAAGGGACACCAGGTCAACCGGCCAAGGTGGTCACCATCCAACTTCAAGTTCAACAACCTCCCGCTGGCCAATCAGGACCTCCGCAGAAGATCCAGCTCCTCCAACAAGCGGGTGGTGGCCAAGGGGCGCCGGTGGCCGTGTCCTCGGTGCCGCAGGTGGTGGGTGGCCCCGGCCAGAGGTTGACGGTGCCGTTGAAGGTGGTCTTGCAACCTCAG GCCGGCTCATCTCAGGGGGGTTCTCCTGGCCTCTCGGTGGTGAAGGTCCTGAGCAGCAGCGAGgtggccgccttggccacccCGGGCTCGCGCGGCGCCTCGGAGGAGAGCCGCAAGCTGGAGCACcagaagaagcaggagaaggccaaccgcatcgTGGCCGAGGCCATCGCCCGCGCCCGGGCCCGGGGCGAGCAGAACATCCCCCGGGTCCTCAACGAGGACGAGTTGCCCAGCGTCCGCCCCGAGGAGGAAGGAGAACGCAAACGGCGCCGCAAAGGGGACCGTGGTGGCCCCAAGGAGGAGAGACCACGGAAGGGCAAAGGTCAGGGTGGCTCCAGCAAGAGCAAAGGGCGCAGCAAACCCAG CACCATCACGCCGGTGGTGGGCAAGAAGCGGAAGCGCAACGCGTCCTCGGACAACTCGGACGCCGAGGTCATGCCGGCGCCGTCACCGcgggaggaagaagaaaccagCGTCCAG AAGCGCCGGTCGAATCGGCAGGTCAAACGGAAGAAGTACACGGAAGATCTGGACATCAAGATCACCGACgatgaggaggatgaagagTTGGACGTGACGGGGCCCATCAGACCTGAGCAACCACCGGTTCCTCAACCACCCATCCTGGAACCAGAACCTGAGGGCGAGACCTTACCCTCCATGCAGTTCTTTGTG GAGAACCCCAGCGAGGAGGACGCAGCCATCGTGGACAAGGTCCTGTCCATGAGGGTGGTGAAGAAAGAG CTTCCATCAGGGCAGTTGACCGAATCGGAGGAGTTCTTCGTCAAATACAAGAACTA CTCCTACCTCCACTGTGAGTGGGCCACCATCGCCCAACTGGAGAAGGACAAGAGGATCCACCAGAAGCTGAAACGGTTCAAGACGAAGATGACGCAGATGCGCCACTTCTTCCACGAG GATGAAGAACCCTTCAACCCCGACTACGTCGAGGTGGATCGCATCTTGGACGAGTCCCACAGCGTCGATAAAGACAACGGCGAG CCGGTGGTCTACTACCTGGTGAAGTGGTGCTCCTTACCCTACGAGGACAGCACGTGGGAGCTCAAGGAGGACGTGGACGAGGGCAAGATCAAAGAGTTCAAGAGGATCCAAGGGCGACACCCGGATCTCAAGCGCTTG CCCCGTCCTCAAGCCGGTTCCTGGAAGAAGCTGGAGTTGTCCCATGAGTACAAGAACCACAACCAGCTCCGTGAATACCAACTGGAAGGGGTCAACTGGTTGCTCTTCAACTGGTACAACAG GCAGAACTGCATCTTGGCCGACGAGATGGGCTTGGGGAAGACCATCCAATCCATCGCTTTCCTTCAAGAGGTCTACAACGTGGGCATCCGTGGTCCTTTCTTGGTCATCGCTCCGCTGTCCACCATCACCAACTGGGAACGGGAGTTCAACACGTGGACGGAGATGAACACCATCGTCTACCACGGCAGCTTGGCGTCCCGGCAGATGATCCAGCAGTACGAGATGTACTGCAAGGACTCACGG GGTCGTCTCATCCCCGGCGCCTACAAGTTTGACGCCCTCATCACCACCTTCGAGATGATCCTCTCCGATTGTCCCGAGCTGCGGGAGATCGAGTGGCGGTGCGTCATCATCGACGAGGCCCACCGCTTGAAGAACCGCAACTGCAAGCTTCTCGACAGCCTCAAGCACATGGACCTG GAGCACAAGGTCCTCTTGACGGGCACCCCTCTCCAGAACACGGTGGAGGAGCTCTTCAGCCTCCTCCACTTCCTGGAgccctcccagttcccttccgAAGCCGAGTTCCTCAAGGACTTTGGTGACCTCAAGACCGAGGAGCAG GTGCAGAAGCTCCAGGCCATCCTCAAGCCCATGATGCTCCGTCGGTTGAAGGAGGACGTGGAGAAGAACTTGGCACCCAAGCAGGAGACCATCATCGAGGTGGAGTTGACCAACATCCAGAAGAAGTACTATCGGGCCATCTTGGAGAAGaacttctccttcctctccaagGGTGCTGGTCACACCAACATGCCCAACCTTCTCAACACCATGATGGAGCTCCGCAAGTGCTGTAACCACCCCTACCTCATCAACG GCGCCGAGGAGAAGATCTTGGCCGAGTTTCGGGACTCCTGCCACCACCACGTCCCCCACGACTTCCACCTCCAGGCCATGGTCCGCTCGGCCGGCAAGTTGGTGCTCATCGACAAGCTGCTCCCCAAGCTCAAGGCCGGTGGCCACAAGGTGCTCATCTTCTCCCAGATGGTCCGTTGCCTCGACATCTTGGAGGACTACCTCATCCAGAAGAG GTACCTCTACGAGCGGATCGATGGGCGCGTCCGCGGGAACCTCCGTCAAGCCGCCATCGACCGCTTCAGCAGACCCGACTCCGACCGCTTCGTCTTCCTCCTCTGCACGCGGGCCGGTGGCCTTGGCATCAACCTCACGGCCGCCGACACCTGCATCATCTTCGATTCCGATTGGAACCCCCAAAACGACCTCCAG GCCCAAGCGAGGTGTCACCGCATCGGTCAGAGCAAGGCGGTGAAGGTCTATCGCCTCATCACGCGCAACTCCTACGAGAGGGAGATGTTCGACAAGGCCAGTCTCAAGTTGGGCTTGGACAAGGCCGTGCTGCAGTCCATGAGTGGGCGTGAGGGCAACATCGCCGGG ATCCAGCAGTTCTCCAAGAAGGAGATCGAGGACCTTCTGCGCAAGGGGGCCTACGCGGCCATCATGGAAGAGGATGATGAAGGCTCCAAGTTCTGCGAGGAGGACATTGACCAGATCCTCCTGCGCCggaccaccaccatcaccatcGAGAGCGAGGGGAAAGGGTCCACCTTCGCCAAG GCGAGCTTCGTGGCCTCGGAGAACCGCACGGACATCGCCTTGGATGACCCCAACTTCTGGCAGAAGTGGGCCAAGAAGGCCGACCTTGACCTCGATCTTCTCAACAGCAAG AACAACCTGGTCATCGACACGCCGCGGGTGCGCAAGCAGACGAGACACTTCAGCACCCTGAGGGACGACGACCTGGTGGAGTTCTCGGACCTGGAGAGCGAAGACGAGGAGAAACCGAGGTCCCGTCGGCACGACCGGCACCACCACCACGTCCTCCACCACGCCTACGGGCGCACCGACTGCTTCCGGGTGGAGAAACATCTCCTGGTCTACGG GTGGGGTCGCTGGCGGGAGATCCTGTCCCACGGCCGCTTCAAGCGCCGCCTCTCGGAACGCGACGTGGAGACCATCTGCCGCGCCATCTTGGTCTACTGTCTTCTCCACTACCGAGGAGACGAGAACATCAAGAGCTTCATCTGGGACCTCATCAGCCCCACCGAGAACGGCAAGGCCAAGGAGCTCCAAAACCACTCGG GTCTTTCCATCCCGGTTCCTCGTGGTCGCAAGGGTAAGAAGATCAAGTCCCAAAGCTCCTTTGATGTCCACAAGGCCGAGTGGACCCGCCGGTACAACCCGGACACCCTCTTCCAAGACGAGAGCTACAAGAAGCACCTCAAGCATCAATGCAACAA GGTTCTGCTGAGGGTGCGGATGCTCTACTACCTGCGGCAGGAGGTCATCGGGGACCAGGCGGAGAAGGTGTTGGCGGGGGCGGTGGCCGG CGACATCGACATCTGGTTCCCCCTGGTGGAGCAGCTGGAGGTCCCCACCTCATGGTGGGACGCCGAAGCCGACAAGTCCCTCCTCATCGGCGTCTTCAAACACG GCTACGAGAAGTACAACACGATGCGCGCCGACCCCGCCCTCTGCTTCTTGGAGAAGGCCGGTGGCCCCGACGAGAAGGCTATCGCTGCCGAGCAGCGCCTGGACGTCGGGGAAGG GGTGGACTTCGAGAAGGATTGTGAAGACCCCGAGTACAAACCCCTCGCTGGGACGACCAAGGAGGTGGACGATGAG ACTGACCCCCTGATGCTGCTGGACGAGGAGATCTCGGTGGTGGACGGGGATGAAG GCCCACCCCCGGAACCGGGCCAACCGTGGTGGCCCCCGGCCTCGGTGCTGACGGCCCGGTTACGGCGCCTGGTGGCCGCCTGCCAACGGTCCTACCGACGGGAGCAGCTACGGGGGGGGACAACGACGGGGGGGGACaaccggcggcggcggcgctgcgaGGCCACCTGCAAGCTCAAGGAGATGGCCAGGAGGGAGAAACAGcagag GTGGACCCGTCGCGAACAGGCCGATTTTTATCGGGTGGCCTCAAGTTTTGGGGTGGAATTTGACCCGGAGATCGGACGCTTCCGGTGGGGTCGTTTCCGGGCCTTGGCCAGGTTGGAGAAGAAGACGGACGAGAACCTCACCAAGTTCTTCCACGGTTTCGTCGCCATGTGCCGGCAGGTTTGCCGCCTCCCGCCGGCTCCTGGAGATG aACCTCCTGACCCCACCATCCCCGTGTCACCCATCTCGGCCGTCCGAGCTTCTCGTGGCCTTCGCCGCTTGTCCCTCCTGCGTCTTCTCCGCGAGCAGGTCCTCCGCCACCCTCTTCTCCCCGCCCGCTTGGCCTTGTGTCCACCACCCGGCCCGGACCTCCCGCCCTGGTGGCAACGTGGCCACCACGATGGAGAACTTCTCCGCGGCGCCGCCCGTCACGGGTTGGGTCACCCCGAAGCCGCCATCTTGGGTGATCCCGACTTCTCCTTCGCCGCCGCTCGGTGGCGTTATCTCCGCGACGCCGGTGGGACCTCCTCGCCCGGGCCACCCCAGAATGTCCTCGGGCCACCGCCGGTGGTGGCCACCGAGGACGAGGACTCGGAGCTGGAGAAGATGTCGGCGTCCGTGTCCGAGTCGTCGTCTTGCGAGGAGGACAGCGATGAGGAGAGGG GTGCGGAACCTTCCTGCGGCGccgaggaggaagaagaagaggaagaggaagacgaggaggaagaggaagaggaagaggaggaggaagcagcctcccccccccctcccaaagCAGGGGgggccccccctgcccctcccccaccccccccaactgcccccccccggcccccccccccccacctccacgAGTGGCCCAAG